In one Culex quinquefasciatus strain JHB chromosome 2, VPISU_Cqui_1.0_pri_paternal, whole genome shotgun sequence genomic region, the following are encoded:
- the LOC6032309 gene encoding leucine-rich repeat-containing G-protein coupled receptor 5A translates to MKPRLAGGLALVLALSICLQSISRGTCAAADGDDDDDDYHYDYDDTYGEYEDDKPADSDKLSSSSTTTPTSTTIAAGTPSSTIAGVPQWGSDEDDASASYPCPRGCSCEDGTRFLNCSQRSLTEVPADLPRNVIRLDLSWNNIKRIPVEAFQNITEVRDLWLDRNVIEELDKEVFIGLTRLDVLGLSGNLLEHLSVDSFVEAHSLRRLVLSKNPLVVPDEGPFLQLPELEELELANCNLTEVTHESFGGLEGLKSLNLAGNMFDEELSTEVFEPLVNLQRLHMPPLSEDTVRELCDVVKSIDVVDITTHNVSCFYLASETSYEESIITQRPSTTETPKPKVVPVAPSSTTTTKPTRKLVKTENEIEEEVKTTAAPKLTASTRRSTTPSTTTTTTAAPTVSGPSSVSITHSVDADPAVTKQVESPGEQSLLASISSETMKQLLLGICAAGVGILLVGIICRRTGLKNKFCGSKRRPAPTDQVRPAEEVPLNKV, encoded by the exons ATGAAGCCCAGATTAGCCGGTGGATTAGCGTTGGTGCTGGCGTTGAG CATCTGTTTGCAGTCGATTTCACGCGGAACCTGTGCCGCAGCggacggtgacgacgacgacgacgattacCACTACGACTATGACGACACGTACGGCGAGTACGAAGATGACAAGCCCGCCGACAGTGACAAATTGTCCTCGAGTAGTACGACGACGCCCACCTCCACGACCATCGCCGCCGGAACTCCGTCGTCAACGATAGCCGGCGTCCCACAGTGGGGCAGCGACGAGGACGACG CATCGGCGAGTTATCCCTGTCCACGGGGTTGTTCCTGCGAGGATGGGACGCGCTTTCTGAACTGTTCCCAGCGGTCACTGACCGAGGTGCCGGCGGATCTACCGAGAAACGTAATCCGGCTGGATCTTTCTTGGAACAATATTAAGCGAATCCCGGTGGAGGCGTTCCAGAACATTACGGAGGTGCGGGATCTGTGGCTGGATCGGAACGTGATCGAGGAGCTGGACAAGGAGGTGTTTATTGGGTTGACCCGGCTGGACGTGCTCGGTTTGAGTGGGAACCTGCTCGAACATCTGTCCGTGGATAGCTTCGTTGAGGCGCACTCCCTGAGGAGGTTGGTCTTGAGTAAGAATCCATTGGTGGTTCCGGATGAGGGACCGTTTTTGCAGCTGCCCGAGCTGGAGGAGCTGGAGTTGGCCAATTGCAATCTCACGGAGGTGACTCACGAGTCCTTTGGAGGACTGGAGGGACTGAAGTCCCTGAATCTCGCCGGGAATATGTTCGATGAG GAACTCAGCACCGAGGTCTTCGAACCGCTGGTCAACCTGCAGCGGCTCCACATGCCGCCGCTCTCCGAGGACACCGTCCGCGAGCTGTGCGACGTGGTCAAGTCGATCGACGTGGTCGACATCACGACGCACAACGTCAGCTGTTTCTACCTGGCCTCGGAGACGTCCTACGAGGAAAGCATCATCACGCAGCGTCCGAGCACCACGGAGACCCCGAAACCGAAAG TCGTGCCTGTGGCGCCAAGCAGTACCACCACCACCAAGCCGACGAGGAAACTCGTCAAAACGGAGAACGAAATCGAGGAAGAAGTCAAGACTACGGCGGCCCCTAAGCTAACCGCGTCAACCCGAAGATCAACAACTCCTTCAACGACCACCACAACTACGGCAGCCCCCACCGTCAGCGGACCATCCTCCGTGTCCATAACCCACTCGGTGGATGCGGACCCCGCCGTCACCAAGCAGGTCGAGTCCCCCGGAGAGCAATCCCTCCTAGCCTCCATCAGCTCGGAAACCATGAAGCAACTCCTGCTCGGAATCTGCGCCGCCGGCGTAGGAATCCTCCTCGTCGGGATCATCTGCCGGCGAACCGGACTCAAGAACAAGTTCTGCGGCTCCAAGCGGCGACCCGCGCCCACCGACCAGGTACGACCGGCCGAGGAAGTCCCGCTCAACAAAGTGTAA